Proteins encoded by one window of Candidatus Binatia bacterium:
- the hemC gene encoding hydroxymethylbilane synthase, which translates to MRIGTRGSALALAQSGHVRERLANGAPDDIPLEVIETSGDRNPMASLRRFGGKGIFTKEIEEALLLGRVDLAVHSLKDLPTEMTAGLMIGAMLPREDPRDAVIARGGTPLEKLPAGATVGTSSLRRKAQLLAKRPDLNVVDLRGNVPTRIARLEEGRFDAIVVAAAGLRRLNLIDRATELLDDAFMLPAPGQGVVAIQIREGDPETAAAVGKLHDPGAAAEAAAERSLLSALGGGCLVPIGARAKIEDGTVTLAGFVGDPSGRPALRRTARGPASDPEAVGRELARMLLHEGARAILDRARGDEVFP; encoded by the coding sequence ATGCGGATCGGAACCCGCGGTAGCGCGCTCGCCCTGGCCCAGAGCGGCCACGTGCGCGAGCGCCTGGCGAACGGCGCTCCCGACGACATCCCGCTCGAGGTGATCGAGACCTCCGGCGACCGCAATCCGATGGCCTCCCTCCGCCGCTTCGGCGGCAAGGGGATCTTCACCAAGGAGATCGAGGAGGCGCTGCTGCTGGGCCGCGTGGACCTCGCGGTCCATTCGCTCAAGGACCTGCCGACCGAGATGACGGCCGGGCTCATGATCGGCGCGATGCTCCCCCGCGAGGACCCCCGCGACGCGGTGATCGCGCGCGGAGGAACGCCGCTCGAGAAGCTCCCTGCCGGCGCCACGGTGGGCACCTCTTCGCTCCGGCGAAAGGCGCAGCTCCTGGCGAAGCGGCCCGATCTGAACGTCGTGGACCTGCGGGGGAACGTGCCCACCCGGATCGCGAGGCTCGAAGAGGGGCGTTTCGACGCGATCGTCGTGGCGGCCGCGGGGCTCCGCCGGCTGAACCTGATCGACCGCGCCACCGAGCTCCTGGACGACGCCTTCATGCTCCCCGCGCCCGGGCAGGGCGTGGTGGCGATCCAGATCCGCGAGGGGGATCCGGAGACGGCGGCGGCGGTGGGCAAGCTGCACGATCCCGGCGCCGCCGCGGAGGCCGCGGCCGAGCGGTCGCTCCTCTCCGCGCTGGGCGGCGGCTGCCTGGTCCCGATCGGCGCACGCGCGAAGATCGAGGACGGCACCGTCACGCTCGCGGGCTTCGTCGGCGATCCCTCGGGACGGCCGGCGCTGCGGCGCACGGCGCGCGGTCCCGCCTCCGACCCGGAAGCGGTGGGGC